One Gammaproteobacteria bacterium DNA segment encodes these proteins:
- a CDS encoding PTS sugar transporter subunit IIA, giving the protein MKISDIITVDRVATRVDPASKKRILQTLAQMLASGHDDFDAREAFDCLYEREALGTTGIGKGVALPHGRHRHAEGTVGAFIKLTDGLDFDAVDDMPVDLLFGLLVPVEANQEHLDVLGQLAEMFRDVAFRQRLRAEEDPAVIHRLLVEQSEGG; this is encoded by the coding sequence ATGAAAATCTCGGACATCATTACGGTCGACCGGGTGGCTACCCGTGTCGACCCCGCAAGCAAGAAGCGCATCCTTCAGACCCTCGCGCAAATGCTGGCCAGCGGCCACGACGACTTCGACGCCCGCGAGGCCTTCGATTGCCTGTACGAGCGTGAAGCCCTCGGCACCACGGGGATCGGCAAGGGTGTGGCCTTGCCCCACGGGCGCCACCGCCATGCCGAGGGTACGGTGGGGGCCTTCATCAAATTGACCGACGGGCTCGATTTCGATGCCGTGGACGATATGCCGGTGGACCTGCTGTTCGGCCTGCTGGTACCGGTAGAGGCCAACCAGGAACACCTGGACGTGCTGGGGCAACTGGCCGAGATGTTCCGCGATGTCGCCTTCCGCCAGCGCCTGCGAGCCGAGGAGGACCCTGCGGTGATCCACCGGCTGCTGGTGGAGCAGTCCGAGGGCGGCTGA
- the raiA gene encoding ribosome-associated translation inhibitor RaiA has product MQINLSGHHIELTPPLRDYVNNKLQKIERHYDNVTDAEVVLTVDKLEQKAEATLRIAGARVFADAVHEDMYAAIDALADKLDRQIMRHKEKRTDHHRKEAGKVI; this is encoded by the coding sequence ATGCAGATCAATCTTAGCGGTCATCACATCGAGTTGACGCCCCCCCTGCGGGACTACGTCAATAACAAGCTCCAGAAGATTGAGCGGCATTACGACAACGTGACCGATGCCGAGGTGGTCCTGACGGTGGACAAGCTCGAGCAGAAGGCGGAGGCCACGTTGCGCATCGCCGGGGCCCGGGTGTTCGCCGATGCGGTGCATGAAGACATGTACGCCGCCATCGATGCCCTGGCCGACAAACTCGACCGCCAGATCATGCGCCACAAGGAAAAGCGTACCGACCATCACCGCAAGGAGGCCGGCAAGGTCATCTGA
- a CDS encoding RNA polymerase factor sigma-54, with the protein MKQSLQLRLGQHLTMTPQLQQAIRLLQLSTMELQTEVQDALDSNLMLEEAAGDDTDDGDERGANGAEYTANDAASADAGGNDDGFSEALGAEDSDLDMEPAGIPQDLPVDSAWEDVYDLGTPNASAAPETEYENRGASGTSLREHLSWQLMLTPMSEADRTIATAILDAIDDNGFLTETLEEIRDSVGGAEPVELDEVEAVLHRVQAFDPAGVGARDLRECLLLQLRQLPCQDALCARAVEVVEDHFDLLAARDTNALGRQMKLGSGELQQVLAVVQGLDPRPGRQLADDAPEYVIPDVYVKKQHGRWHVELNPEAVPRVRINPYYASLVRRADSSADNTTLRSHLQEARWFMKSLQSRSETLLKVATAIVERQQGFLEYGEEAMKPMVLHDVAETVEMHESTISRVTSRKYMHTPRGIFELKYFFSSHLATDAGGEASSTAIRALIKKLVAAENPAKPLSDSKLAAILSDQGIRVARRTVAKYREAMAISSSNERKRLT; encoded by the coding sequence ATGAAGCAATCGTTACAGCTTCGGCTTGGCCAGCATCTCACCATGACGCCGCAGCTGCAGCAGGCCATACGCCTGTTGCAGCTATCCACCATGGAGCTGCAGACGGAGGTCCAGGATGCCCTGGACTCCAACCTCATGCTCGAGGAGGCTGCGGGGGACGATACCGATGACGGTGACGAGCGCGGCGCCAACGGCGCGGAGTACACGGCCAACGACGCGGCGTCCGCCGACGCCGGAGGCAATGACGACGGTTTCAGCGAGGCCCTGGGTGCCGAGGACTCGGACCTCGACATGGAGCCGGCGGGGATCCCCCAGGATCTGCCCGTGGACAGCGCCTGGGAGGATGTCTACGACCTCGGTACCCCCAACGCCTCGGCGGCCCCGGAGACGGAATACGAGAACCGCGGTGCCAGCGGCACCAGCCTGCGGGAACACCTGTCCTGGCAGCTCATGCTGACCCCCATGTCTGAGGCGGATCGCACCATCGCCACCGCCATCCTGGATGCCATCGACGATAACGGCTTCCTCACCGAGACCCTGGAGGAGATCCGGGACTCCGTGGGCGGTGCCGAGCCCGTGGAGTTGGACGAGGTGGAGGCGGTGCTGCACCGCGTGCAGGCCTTCGATCCCGCCGGCGTGGGGGCCCGGGACCTGCGGGAGTGCCTGCTGCTGCAGCTGCGCCAGTTGCCCTGCCAGGATGCCCTGTGTGCCCGCGCCGTGGAGGTGGTGGAGGATCACTTCGACCTTTTGGCGGCGCGTGATACCAACGCCCTCGGCCGCCAGATGAAGCTTGGCTCCGGGGAGCTCCAGCAGGTGCTGGCGGTGGTGCAGGGGCTCGATCCGCGGCCCGGCCGTCAGCTGGCCGACGACGCGCCGGAGTATGTGATTCCCGACGTCTACGTGAAAAAGCAGCACGGGCGCTGGCATGTGGAGCTGAACCCGGAGGCCGTGCCCCGGGTGCGCATCAATCCCTACTACGCCAGCCTGGTGCGGCGCGCCGACAGCAGCGCCGACAATACCACCCTGCGCAGCCATCTCCAGGAGGCGCGCTGGTTCATGAAGAGTCTCCAGAGCCGCAGCGAGACCCTCCTCAAGGTGGCCACCGCCATCGTCGAGCGCCAGCAGGGCTTCCTGGAATACGGCGAGGAGGCCATGAAACCCATGGTGCTCCATGACGTGGCGGAGACCGTGGAGATGCATGAATCCACCATCTCCCGGGTGACCTCGCGCAAGTACATGCATACCCCGCGGGGGATCTTCGAACTCAAGTATTTTTTCTCCTCCCACCTGGCTACCGACGCAGGTGGCGAGGCATCCTCCACGGCGATCCGGGCACTGATTAAGAAGCTCGTCGCCGCGGAAAATCCGGCCAAGCCCCTCAGTGACAGCAAGCTTGCCGCCATCCTTTCCGATCAGGGGATCAGGGTGGCGCGCAGGACCGTTGCCAAGTACCGTGAGGCCATGGCCATTTCCTCATCCAACGAACGAAAGCGGCTCACGTAG
- the lptB gene encoding LPS export ABC transporter ATP-binding protein produces MSVLEAEHLAKQYHARRVVSDVSLTVNSGEVVGLLGPNGAGKTTSFYMIVGLVPCDSGRILLNDHDLTEAPMHVRARLGLGYLPQEPSVFRKLTVEQNILAILESRPNLSTVQRQRRLEGLLRELHVAHLREARGMSLSGGERRRVEIARSLAAEPRFVLFDEPFAGVDPISVLDIQRIIKHLSSKGIGVLITDHNVRETLGTCDRAYIVNEGRIIAEGDPQAVLQNRQVREVYLGEEFSL; encoded by the coding sequence ATGAGCGTCCTCGAGGCCGAACACCTGGCCAAGCAATACCATGCCCGCCGGGTGGTCAGCGATGTCAGCCTCACCGTCAACAGCGGCGAGGTGGTAGGGCTGCTGGGCCCCAACGGGGCGGGCAAGACCACCAGCTTCTACATGATCGTGGGCCTCGTGCCCTGTGACAGCGGCCGCATCCTCCTCAACGACCACGATCTCACGGAGGCCCCCATGCACGTGCGGGCCCGCCTCGGGCTCGGCTATTTGCCCCAGGAGCCGTCGGTGTTCCGCAAGCTCACGGTGGAGCAGAACATCCTGGCCATCCTCGAGTCCCGGCCCAACCTCAGCACCGTCCAGCGGCAGCGCCGGCTCGAGGGGTTGCTGCGGGAACTCCACGTGGCCCACCTGCGAGAGGCCAGGGGCATGAGCCTGTCGGGCGGCGAGCGCCGGCGCGTGGAGATCGCCCGCTCCCTGGCGGCGGAGCCGCGCTTCGTGCTGTTCGACGAGCCCTTCGCCGGCGTGGATCCCATCTCGGTGCTGGACATCCAGCGCATCATCAAGCACCTCTCCAGCAAGGGCATAGGCGTGCTCATCACCGACCACAACGTGCGGGAGACCCTGGGCACCTGTGATCGGGCCTACATCGTCAACGAGGGGCGCATCATCGCCGAGGGGGACCCCCAGGCCGTGCTCCAGAACCGCCAGGTCAGGGAGGTCTACCTGGGGGAGGAGTTTTCCCTGTAG
- the lptA gene encoding lipopolysaccharide transport periplasmic protein LptA: MIPRRPIEALLIAALLLPLAAGALESDGDQPVNIEADNAVMDDTEGVAVYEGEVVVTQGSIRILADKLTVYMDDDKALQRVTAFGNPAEFRQLPDDAEEYIRANAKFMEYLEPQDLLNLKTEAVINQGKDRFSGDKITYNTKLHRVTARGSKEKDKRVRITFQPGKKGDGDKKE, translated from the coding sequence ATGATCCCAAGAAGACCGATTGAAGCCCTGCTCATCGCCGCCCTGCTGCTGCCCCTGGCCGCCGGGGCCCTGGAATCGGACGGCGATCAGCCCGTGAACATCGAGGCGGATAACGCCGTGATGGACGACACGGAAGGCGTGGCGGTCTACGAAGGGGAGGTGGTGGTGACCCAGGGCTCCATCCGTATCCTCGCCGACAAGCTCACCGTGTACATGGACGACGACAAGGCCCTGCAACGCGTCACCGCCTTCGGCAATCCCGCGGAGTTCCGCCAGCTGCCGGACGATGCGGAAGAATACATCCGGGCCAACGCGAAGTTCATGGAGTACCTGGAGCCCCAGGACCTCCTCAATCTCAAGACCGAGGCCGTCATCAACCAGGGCAAGGACAGGTTCTCGGGCGATAAGATCACCTACAACACCAAGCTGCATCGCGTCACCGCCCGCGGCTCCAAGGAGAAGGACAAGCGCGTGCGCATCACCTTCCAGCCGGGCAAGAAAGGGGACGGCGACAAAAAAGAATGA
- the lptC gene encoding LPS export ABC transporter periplasmic protein LptC yields MIARWAPALLMLLLAVASGWLMQRLTEVPEPDDPALRHDPDLFLNDFVRVGMDADGVPAEELRAKRMVHYPDTDTHELEEPHVLVHGDDDTPTQVRSERGWVSADQSVIILQGRVYIWEDDHEGRRRLEVLTSNLTIYNDEDYAETGDTALIRTPSGESRSVGLKAWMAGNRLELISQVQTTYDPKKTD; encoded by the coding sequence ATGATCGCCCGTTGGGCCCCGGCCCTCCTGATGCTGCTGTTGGCCGTGGCCAGCGGCTGGCTGATGCAGCGCCTCACCGAGGTGCCGGAGCCGGATGATCCCGCATTGCGCCACGATCCGGACCTTTTCCTCAATGACTTTGTCAGAGTCGGCATGGACGCCGATGGCGTGCCGGCCGAGGAGCTGCGCGCGAAGCGCATGGTGCACTACCCCGATACGGATACCCACGAGCTGGAGGAGCCCCATGTGCTGGTCCATGGCGACGACGACACCCCCACCCAGGTGCGCTCCGAGCGGGGATGGGTGTCGGCCGATCAGAGTGTCATAATCCTCCAGGGCCGGGTCTATATCTGGGAGGATGACCACGAGGGCCGGCGGCGCCTCGAGGTGTTGACCAGCAACCTCACCATATACAATGACGAGGATTATGCGGAAACCGGCGACACCGCCCTCATCCGTACGCCCTCCGGGGAGTCCAGGAGCGTCGGCCTGAAGGCCTGGATGGCGGGGAACCGCCTCGAACTCATCAGCCAAGTGCAGACCACCTATGATCCCAAGAAGACCGATTGA
- the kdsC gene encoding 3-deoxy-manno-octulosonate-8-phosphatase KdsC: MRDVLEKAAKVKLVVFDVDGVLTDGSLYLGDDGQEYKAFHSRDGHGMKMLQSSGVDIGVITGRTSEVVKHRMTSLGIHYVYQGQLDKLPAFQDLLERLGIAADQVAYVGDDVVDLPIILRVGLAIAVADAHPLVARHAHWQTPHAGGRGAGRDVCELVMEGHGVLDATLARYLE, from the coding sequence ATGCGTGACGTGCTCGAAAAGGCCGCCAAGGTCAAGCTGGTGGTATTCGATGTGGACGGGGTGCTGACGGACGGCTCCCTGTACCTGGGGGACGACGGTCAGGAGTACAAGGCGTTCCATTCCCGGGACGGCCACGGCATGAAGATGCTGCAATCCAGCGGCGTAGACATCGGCGTCATCACCGGTCGTACCTCCGAGGTGGTAAAGCATCGCATGACCTCCCTGGGTATCCACTATGTCTACCAGGGCCAGCTGGACAAGCTGCCGGCCTTCCAGGACCTGCTGGAGCGGCTCGGCATCGCGGCGGACCAGGTGGCCTACGTCGGGGATGACGTGGTGGATCTGCCGATCATCCTGCGGGTGGGGCTGGCCATCGCCGTGGCCGATGCCCATCCCCTGGTGGCCCGGCACGCCCACTGGCAGACGCCCCACGCCGGCGGGCGCGGTGCGGGGCGGGACGTGTGCGAGCTGGTCATGGAGGGCCACGGCGTCCTCGACGCCACCCTGGCCCGCTATCTGGAATGA
- a CDS encoding KpsF/GutQ family sugar-phosphate isomerase, translating to MNKEALKALGVAVLEMEAAAVAALCERIDGGFTGACEYMLACRGRVVVTGMGKSGHVGGKIAATLASTGTPAFFVHPGEASHGDLGMITAGDVVLALSNSGETDELITIIPIIKRLGVPLIAMTGNPASRLATEADVHLDVSVTKEACPLGLAPTSSTTAALAMGDALAVAMLEARGFSAEDFARSHPGGTLGRRLLLHISDIMHRGDGVPRVSADVRISEALVEMSRKGLGMTAVVDADDGVAGVFTDGDLRRVLDHRVDVHAVAIGEVMTRDPKTVPPNLLAAEGLEIMDRRKINALLVVDADGHLIGALNMHDLLRAGVL from the coding sequence ATGAACAAGGAGGCCCTCAAGGCCCTGGGGGTGGCCGTGCTGGAGATGGAGGCGGCGGCGGTGGCGGCCCTGTGCGAGCGCATCGACGGCGGATTCACCGGCGCCTGTGAGTACATGCTCGCCTGCCGGGGCCGGGTGGTGGTGACGGGCATGGGCAAGTCGGGCCATGTGGGCGGCAAGATCGCGGCCACCCTGGCCAGCACCGGCACGCCGGCGTTCTTCGTTCACCCGGGCGAGGCGAGCCACGGTGACCTCGGCATGATCACCGCCGGCGACGTGGTGCTGGCGCTGTCGAATTCGGGCGAGACGGACGAACTCATCACCATCATTCCCATCATCAAGCGCCTCGGCGTGCCCCTCATCGCCATGACCGGCAACCCCGCCTCGCGCCTCGCCACCGAGGCCGATGTCCATCTCGACGTCAGCGTGACCAAGGAGGCCTGCCCGCTGGGACTGGCGCCCACCTCGAGCACCACCGCGGCCCTGGCCATGGGGGACGCCCTGGCGGTGGCCATGCTGGAGGCCCGGGGCTTCAGCGCCGAGGACTTCGCCCGCTCCCATCCCGGCGGCACCCTGGGGCGGCGCCTGTTGCTGCATATCTCGGATATCATGCACCGTGGCGATGGGGTGCCGCGGGTGAGCGCGGATGTGCGCATCAGCGAGGCCCTGGTGGAGATGAGCCGCAAGGGCCTCGGTATGACCGCCGTGGTGGATGCAGACGACGGCGTGGCAGGCGTCTTCACCGATGGCGACCTGCGGCGCGTCCTCGACCACCGGGTGGACGTGCATGCCGTGGCCATCGGCGAGGTGATGACCCGGGACCCCAAGACCGTGCCGCCTAATCTGCTGGCGGCCGAGGGCCTGGAGATCATGGACCGCCGCAAGATCAACGCCCTGCTGGTGGTGGACGCAGATGGCCACCTCATCGGCGCCCTCAATATGCACGACCTGCTGCGCGCCGGGGTCCTGTGA
- a CDS encoding calcium/sodium antiporter produces MLFNLAIVVAGIALLVWSADRFVYGAAGLANAFGISPLIIGLTVVGMGTSAPEMLVSAIASLDGNPGLAFGNAVGSNIANIALVLGVTIVVMPITVSSAILKREFPAMAAVMILALLLMLDRDLSRGDGLVLVAATVILLAWATRIGLRSREPDPLTAELTAEIPTTLTAPRALGHALVGLVLLLIASRMVVWGAVNIATTLGVSDVLIGLTIVAVGTSLPELAASVASALKGQPDLALGNIIGSNMFNLLPVLAMPGLLAPGPIADEILLRDYPVMLFMTALLFAMAYGFRGNKRRINRFEGFILLAGFFGYEYLLYLTGI; encoded by the coding sequence ATGCTTTTCAATCTGGCCATCGTCGTGGCAGGCATCGCCCTGCTGGTGTGGAGTGCCGACCGCTTCGTCTACGGTGCGGCGGGGCTGGCCAACGCCTTCGGCATCTCGCCTCTCATCATCGGTCTCACCGTGGTGGGTATGGGCACCTCCGCCCCCGAGATGCTGGTGTCCGCCATTGCCTCCCTGGACGGCAACCCGGGCCTGGCTTTCGGCAATGCCGTGGGTTCCAACATCGCCAACATCGCCCTGGTGCTCGGCGTCACCATCGTGGTGATGCCCATCACCGTCAGCTCGGCCATCCTGAAACGGGAGTTCCCCGCCATGGCGGCGGTCATGATCCTCGCCCTGCTGCTGATGCTGGACCGCGACCTCAGCCGCGGAGATGGCCTGGTGCTGGTAGCGGCGACGGTGATTCTGCTGGCCTGGGCCACCCGCATCGGCCTGCGCTCCCGGGAGCCCGACCCCCTGACGGCGGAACTCACGGCGGAGATACCCACCACCCTCACCGCGCCCAGGGCCCTGGGCCATGCCCTGGTGGGGCTGGTGCTCCTGCTCATCGCCTCCCGCATGGTGGTATGGGGGGCGGTGAACATCGCCACCACCCTGGGGGTCAGCGACGTGCTCATCGGCCTGACCATCGTCGCCGTGGGTACCAGCCTGCCGGAATTGGCGGCCTCGGTGGCCAGCGCCCTCAAGGGCCAGCCGGATTTGGCCTTGGGCAACATAATCGGGTCCAATATGTTCAACCTGCTGCCGGTGCTGGCCATGCCGGGGCTGTTGGCCCCCGGCCCCATAGCCGACGAGATCCTGTTGCGGGACTATCCGGTGATGCTGTTCATGACGGCATTGCTGTTCGCCATGGCCTATGGCTTCCGGGGCAACAAGCGGCGCATCAATCGCTTCGAGGGCTTCATTCTGCTGGCGGGATTCTTCGGCTATGAGTACCTGCTCTACCTCACGGGCATATAA
- a CDS encoding phosphotransferase — MTPARPAAANELEAWTRGVLGSARPWLEPIAGDAGTRLYFRVHGWHGEALLVMYAPDQADALGRYTDIRDRLAAAGARVPTIRAGDAAAGCLVISDLGTTHYLDVLDATRAPSLYAAALDTLLGLQRNAATAGLPPYDEALLRRELGIFREWYLAVHLQRHLSRAEEAAWNTQCDLLVANALAQPVAFTHRDYHSRNLMYLDEGGPGVLDFQDAVLGPVTYDLASLLLDCYVAWPRPRVRQWALDYRDRLATAGVLDPADDGVFLRWFVLMATQRHLKAMGIFARLHHRDGKSGYLGDIPRTAGYIRAAALEYPELAPLVPWLGDPSAVPAQP; from the coding sequence GTGACGCCCGCCCGGCCAGCCGCCGCCAATGAGCTGGAGGCCTGGACCCGCGGCGTCCTGGGATCGGCGCGGCCCTGGCTGGAGCCCATCGCCGGGGATGCCGGCACGCGGCTCTATTTCCGGGTCCACGGCTGGCACGGCGAGGCCCTGCTGGTCATGTACGCCCCCGATCAAGCCGACGCCCTGGGCCGCTACACGGACATCCGGGACCGCCTGGCGGCGGCGGGGGCACGGGTACCCACCATTCGGGCCGGGGATGCCGCGGCGGGCTGCCTCGTCATCTCCGACCTCGGCACCACCCATTATCTGGACGTCCTCGACGCCACTCGTGCGCCGTCCCTCTACGCTGCGGCCCTGGACACCCTCCTGGGGCTTCAGCGGAATGCGGCCACGGCCGGCCTGCCCCCCTACGATGAGGCCCTGCTGCGCCGGGAACTCGGGATCTTCCGCGAGTGGTACCTCGCGGTCCATTTGCAACGACACCTCAGTCGCGCCGAGGAAGCCGCCTGGAACACCCAATGCGACCTTCTGGTGGCCAACGCCCTGGCCCAGCCCGTCGCCTTCACCCACCGGGATTATCACTCCCGCAACCTCATGTACCTGGACGAGGGCGGGCCGGGGGTGCTGGACTTCCAGGACGCCGTGCTGGGACCCGTGACCTACGACCTCGCGAGTCTGCTGCTGGACTGCTACGTGGCCTGGCCCCGGCCCCGGGTGCGGCAATGGGCCCTCGACTATCGCGACCGCCTCGCGACGGCGGGCGTGCTGGACCCCGCAGACGACGGCGTCTTCCTGCGCTGGTTCGTCCTCATGGCCACCCAGCGCCATCTCAAGGCCATGGGCATCTTCGCCCGCCTCCACCACCGCGACGGCAAGTCGGGCTACCTGGGGGACATCCCGCGCACCGCCGGCTATATCCGGGCCGCCGCCCTGGAGTACCCGGAGCTCGCCCCCCTGGTGCCGTGGCTCGGGGATCCCTCCGCCGTCCCGGCCCAACCATGA
- a CDS encoding nucleotidyltransferase family protein yields MTRAAMILAAGRGERLRPLTDRLPKPLVEAGGETLIGRHVRCLASAGYGRLVINTAHLGHLIEKALGDGRGWGVDIVYSREDGTALDTGGGILNALELMGGGPFPVVNGDIWTDYPFERMALAPADLAHLVLVPNPDHNTAGDFALAAGRVTDWVSGEAPGALTFSGIGIYHPDLFQGCEPGIFPLAPLLRDAAARGRVSGECYAGAWTDVGTVARLEELRRRVG; encoded by the coding sequence ATGACCCGGGCCGCCATGATCCTGGCCGCCGGCCGCGGCGAGCGCCTGCGCCCCTTGACGGACAGGCTGCCCAAACCCCTGGTGGAGGCCGGCGGCGAAACCCTCATCGGCCGCCACGTGCGGTGCCTGGCCAGTGCGGGCTACGGACGTCTGGTGATCAACACCGCCCACCTCGGACATCTTATCGAAAAGGCCCTCGGTGACGGCCGCGGCTGGGGCGTGGACATCGTCTATTCTCGCGAGGACGGCACGGCGCTCGACACCGGCGGCGGCATCCTCAATGCCCTCGAGCTGATGGGCGGGGGCCCATTCCCGGTGGTCAACGGCGACATCTGGACCGACTATCCCTTCGAGCGCATGGCCCTGGCGCCGGCGGATCTGGCCCACCTGGTGCTGGTGCCCAACCCCGACCACAACACCGCCGGCGACTTCGCCCTGGCGGCGGGACGGGTGACGGATTGGGTAAGCGGAGAGGCCCCCGGCGCCCTCACCTTCAGCGGCATCGGCATCTACCACCCGGACCTGTTCCAAGGTTGCGAACCCGGGATCTTCCCCCTCGCGCCCCTGCTGCGCGACGCCGCGGCCCGCGGCCGGGTGAGCGGCGAATGCTACGCCGGGGCGTGGACCGACGTGGGCACCGTCGCACGGCTGGAGGAGCTGAGGCGGAGAGTGGGCTGA
- a CDS encoding helix-hairpin-helix domain-containing protein — translation MKILRSAILSLALVLPSMVLALGPVNINTASAEAIAEAIKGVGMQKASAIVAYRDAHGPFKSVDELAAIKGIGAKTLEQNRAKLTTE, via the coding sequence ATGAAGATTCTAAGGAGTGCCATTCTATCCCTCGCCCTCGTCCTGCCTTCCATGGTCCTTGCCCTCGGTCCGGTGAACATCAACACCGCCAGCGCCGAGGCCATCGCCGAGGCCATCAAGGGGGTGGGGATGCAGAAGGCCAGCGCCATCGTCGCCTACCGGGATGCCCATGGACCCTTCAAGTCCGTGGACGAGTTGGCGGCGATCAAGGGCATCGGTGCCAAGACCCTGGAGCAGAACCGCGCCAAGCTGACCACCGAATAG
- a CDS encoding Uma2 family endonuclease has translation MTIAAPQAFRWTRDMYDRMVDEGILGPHTRVQLIDGEVIEMLPQGSRHAGVVQLVGEALRKGCPEDAHVRFQLPLALDDHSEPEPELGVVPGVPRDYIKAHPATALLVVEVAESSLGLDRTRKHRIYACNTIPEYWIVNLAEVALEVHRSPRGEAYEERRELKAGATIAPLAWEGAPVAVADLLP, from the coding sequence ATGACCATCGCCGCACCACAAGCCTTCCGCTGGACCCGGGACATGTACGATCGCATGGTGGATGAGGGGATCCTGGGCCCCCATACCCGGGTGCAGCTCATCGATGGAGAGGTGATAGAGATGCTGCCCCAGGGCAGCCGCCACGCCGGTGTGGTGCAGCTCGTCGGAGAGGCCTTGCGCAAGGGCTGCCCGGAGGATGCCCACGTGCGTTTTCAGTTGCCCCTGGCCCTGGATGACCATTCGGAACCGGAACCAGAGCTGGGCGTCGTGCCAGGGGTGCCCCGGGACTACATCAAGGCTCATCCCGCCACGGCCCTGCTGGTGGTGGAGGTGGCGGAGTCGAGCCTCGGCCTCGATCGTACCCGCAAGCACCGCATCTACGCCTGCAACACCATCCCGGAGTACTGGATCGTCAATCTCGCCGAGGTGGCCCTGGAGGTTCACCGCAGCCCGCGGGGAGAGGCCTACGAAGAGCGCCGGGAGTTGAAGGCCGGGGCCACCATCGCCCCCTTGGCCTGGGAAGGCGCCCCCGTGGCGGTGGCGGACCTCCTGCCCTGA